The window TGAAGGCATTAAAACAACacatatagatttgtcttataAAGTACTATGGTAAAGTAAAaaagtatttattttattgtacaTATTATAATACAAAAGCGcaatcaaagatatattttgaaaaccgTATCATTGTTCAATACATCGAGAATTATGGAACCGAAGGGAGCAGAGCTGCACACCACATAGCCTTCTACATGCAAAGTGCAGCCACTCCTCAGTCGACGAATAGATAGTAGTacaaaaaattcaaaatgaCAAATGGTAATAGCTGAATTCAGAACATCGAAATAATACTTGGATCATGAATATTAAATCCTAATCATCCCATGTTTAACGTAATTTTAGTtctttcccgttgcaacgcacatgtCTTTTAGATATAAATTGAAACATAAGGGGACAAAATAAACATCTAAGGGACCGATAGATATAAACTGTATCAAAACTGAGCGtttatttgaaaaagaaaaagtttgatattttagagggggagggggaggggcctTGAGCCCTTGACCCTTTTGCTCCTGTAAGTTTTGTGTCAGAATGGTAAGAGAAAGCCGTACATGTACATACCTAGAAATGGATGCATCCGAAGAACGTTATTTTCCGTTCATTAACACCTCCTTTTATCCGGCTCCTATCGGCAtaaaatcaccaaaataaaatcaaaatagaaaaagagagaaaaaatgaTACAAGAAACATGACGTTACCGATGAACAGATCAGCTGTTCACAAGTACACCCATGTCACGATCCCCCTTCGTACGTAAAATGGCTCATAATGGTTTTACTCACTCCACGGTACGGTGCATGACTGCATGCATCACGTATGCATACTTGCCAAGTTGCCATGAACGCCTACAACCTCTGCAACCTGATTTGCTCCCTGAACTTGGCGATGAACTCGTCGGCCTTCCTGTCCACCTcgtcctccacctccgccgccagctCGGAGAGCTCATCACCGTCACCGTTGTAGTCGTCATGGTCGACGTACGACCTTTGCGGCGACGCGGCCATCTCGTCCTGCACGTCAgccttctcgtcgtcgtcgtcgtcccagtCGGtgacctcgccgtcgtcgctgaaCGACTGGTCGCAACGAGGCGCCGGAGAAATGTAGCTCGGGAAGCCCTTCGACATggcggacggcgccgccgccgtcgcagtaGCAGCGGGTTTCCGGGACCTGCAGACGGCGTCAAGAACAGagggcggcgaaggggcggcgcCCCAGAATCCCGCCGTCGATGCGGAGCTGTCCGTCTCTGCGCCAATGCCGTCGTCGCTGGCATCGCCGGCTTCGGACTCTATCCCCGGCAtcgtcggcgccggtggcggcggcttcaGCCTCCGCACCGGCAAGGAAAGCGgcctcccgctcgcgccgccgccgccgccgtcgtcactcGCCGCATTGTCGGCGACCACGACGAGGGGGTCGTCGCTGAGGTACCGAGAGTTCCACGCCCTGGCGCCAtcatctccaccgccgccgccgccgcctccgccgctgccaccggtgGAAATCTTCTGGGCGAAGACGCCATAGGAGACGacgaggccgaggaggaagaggtgggGCACCTCCCACACCGCCTGCGCCAGCGATGGCAGCAGGGAGACGgccccgacggcgacggcgagcagcacGGCCACGGGCGCGAGGGCCGAGGAGAACTGCTTGCTGCTGTTCATCGCGTTCTTCGCGACGACatggatgccgccgccgccgccgccttgcgtaCTGGGAGAGGACGACGCCGCGGCTTCGACGACGTCGTCGGCCATTGCCAgcttgcgcgcgcgcgcgggcagaCGTACGCGGAGAAGGCTTGTGCGTGTCACGGCGCGCGGTGTACGTTGCTGGGATGAGATCGCCGTGCTTTGGATGCAAACCTCGCGGTAGCTGCTACTGTTTGGGGATACCTTGCTTTGCGCCGCGGAGAGGCTTGGCTGCAAAGCAACGGTGAATATCGAGATGATGATGACGCCGCGGTTTCAACTTTGGAAGGCTGCTCTGCTCCGCGTGATCGCTTTGGCATAATCACGTCCACACGGTCACGGCATGGTAACAGCCCTAGCCTAGCTCCTATCCTCCAACGAACTGAACGAGAAATCTCCATAGTACCTGCTACTGCCatctcaaaataagtacagtCGTGAGAATCCGTATACAAAGTTTGACTagccatcttatttaaaaaatttatgagaaaattaaaataagttagtcacacataaaatattattcatgttttatcatctaataacattaaaaatattaatcgtaaaaaaatttcaaataaaacgaacggtcaaacgtgaGACATAAACAgtgcaaaactacacttattttgaggCAGAGATAGTAGTAATGAATCTAacaaagataaagattaagtggtTGATACGGAAAACATGAAAaccattaacacatgattaattaagttttcaattattataaacttagaaaatgaatttatgtgatattttaaaacaatttatGTGTAGAAAATTTAGTACaaaatacaccatttagcaTTCTGAAAAACATGTTGGGcagaaatagagaaaaaaatatgtatcttaATGTCTTCTTTTTGCACATTTTAGCATGCGAGGATGATTGTTTTGCgcgaaaaacaaaagaaaatgttaGTAGGATGTCGTCTTCTTTTTGCGCATTTTGGCATGAGAGGACGATTGTTTTGTgcgaaaaacaaaagaaaaaggaacggTTTGATTTCTCGAGAGAAGCGAAAAGGGAAAGATGCGGTTGACGAGGGGCATGGGGACGTCTCGGCGATTCGTCGGGGCTCAGGAAGTTACACACTTGGCCACAAAGGCACCGACACCCCTCGATCACGGCTGTCCGCTTTGTCTTGCTCCGCGCCGGCCGACATCATCCACCATCAGTGGCGATCATTTCCCTCAATGATTCTCCGGGGCTCGCAGTTGAAAGATATCTGGCCGATCATGCTGCTGATACGCACAGAGATTACAGAAGATAGCAATTTGCCTATTCCTAGTTTCTACAGTGGATCCATGGATTCTGTACGATCTACAGTTCTACACCGCTGGTCATAACAGTGCAATGCTCTGTTTATGTGTTGTCATAACAGTGTAATGCTCTGTTTATGTGTTTCAGTCGTCTGTACTTGGGCAGTCCCGGTTGCTCAATGCCTCATTGCCTCAACCAGTGAAGACTGAAGAGTAGTGCTCTGTTTCCATCCAAAGCATGCATTGCATCTACTACTTGTTACCGGCTGGTTCATAGTTCAGACTGATGAGTAGTATAGTATTCACTTGTATTTTTAATTAACAGGACACTGGATCGCTGGCTGGTCTCATGCTTGCTGCCCTGCCTACCCAATACCCGTGTAAATCCATCCAGCTCCAGCAGCATCAGCCGACACGGATGCTTTGCCGGCGCACGGGGGTTAAAATTAGGCACGGTGCAGCTGTGCCCAGCCCCAGTGGGCTAAATCGTCACAGTGTGCAGATCCACCAACCATTCCGACGAAGAATATTATTGCCCCAGGGTACGTCGCAGTGTGCCCAGACATGTTCTGATCATATGTTCGCTTCACTCTACTTCCGGATATTggaatcactttttttttttttgaaacggagaTATTGGAATCACTTTACAGAGCAAGTTCTGCTTTATTACACAGCATGTCATTGTTTCAGACCAAAACTACTCCTGcacttagggggtgtttgggaactTAGAGACTAAATTTAGTCTTTCTCACAAAATTATAAGTCCCTATGGTAGGGACTTatatttttgtgagagggactaaagtttagttccactttagtccctccaaccaaacaccaccttagtaaACTACATGCCTGCTCTTTCCGGTGGCAAAATTGAAGCGACCCAGGCTTCTGCATTCCGTAATCTGGGCGCTGTGTTTTCCATTTTCTACAGAAAAAATAGCAACAGAGTATCGAACAGGAACTTCTGTACAGCATACAAGTACAACACGCCGGGGCCTTTTGCAATCGTCCCTTCGGGAGAAAAAAGAGAAGGGAATAGCTACACCTCCGGTCCTGACGCAAAGAGGTTGACAAGGCCTCGGAAAGCTTGAACAGATACCTCACAGGCCTGAAGAAGTTCTCCGTCCAAGTTCCAGACACTTTCGTCATGTGACGATATAAAAGTAAATGCTTGTGTCTGCGGAAATCGGAAGATCATGCTCAGATATAATAACATGAAGGTAaaatgaagaaagaaaagaaaagaaaatgatacCTTATGATGTTCGACAAACTTGAAGCTCAGAGGATCTGAGCCCTTCTTGGTAAATTGTGTTAGATGCCTGCAGATAAGTCAGAACTCATAAGAACATACTCTGCAAACAGGGATAGTGACCAAATCTAGAAACTAATTTCTGAGTGAATTTAGCATGTTCTTTAGTTTGTGAAAACTACATAAAAGTGGAAATATActagatttattttattttgtattcCCATTTCTGTTATGCCTGTGCGGCCATGTTCACTTCAGTGAGTAAACATACATCAACTATGAAAAGGTTCAGAGTTCCAACTCGAGCGCAACCAGTCTATAAAAAATAGCTAAATAGGGATGGTGGGTCAATATATAGGTACCCATTGACCCACTTTAGTTCAACTGAATCAACTAAAAATGAACTCATCTGACTATTAGTTCAGCTAGCTTGGGTAAATGGATATCCATGTATTGACCTACTCCCTTCCTAAATTAAGAAAACTTTTTAAACTTGGGATAATACGCACACCGGACCTCTTGTAACAGATTTCTCACCATAAGTAAAAGGGAAGAGGGCAATCTCTAATGAGCAGAAGATGAAGAAAACCATCAGATAGGTGTGCGTCAGCTACTAGACCATCAGGGGCTCTTTCGTTACGACATGAAATGACAGCTGCACCAACACTGAGAAAACGACCCTTGGACCAGACCCATTTTGGGGTCTCACAAGCTGTTCTGGAACTGTCTGGATTTTCATCTTCTGAATTCTGTTCAGATGTTGAAGTTCCTTTGCATATTAAACAATTTGTTCGGCAGATGGTTTTCCGATGTCTATTTTGATGGTATTGCAGTGTTTGGACTCCATTTGCATTATTCTCTGCCGATGCTGTAAGTGAATGAGTGTTTCCATTTTCAAGAAAAGCCACTTTTGCCTCATAAGATCTGAAAAACAACTAGAGACTGTTAATTTCAAACTGAATAGGTAGATACCAGCACAAATTCATTGTTAATCACCTGTGCTTCAAAAATACCATTGTTCCAGAGAAGTCATATCGCGCAGGACCCATCCACCTGTACTTTTCACTCTCCCTTATAACTTCTCCATAAAATCCATATCTGTAATCAGATTTAAACCACAGGGTTTCAGCAGTTATGCAAAAGAGGAATCCGCAGATGGTCATATCCAAAAGACTCCATTTTTTAAtggatgacgctgttgacttttgaaCACATGTTTGagcattcgttttattcaaaaaatgtatgcaaatgtataagatataaaccATGTTTAAAGTAccttgagtgataaaacaactcacaacaaaataaattataattacgtaagtttttttttgaacaagacgaatggtcaaacacgtgacaaaaagtcaacggcgtcgtctattaaaaaacggacgGAGGTAGTGTATGTTCAGTGCAATCCATGACTGCCTGTGATGCTAGGAAGAACACAAGAAAATAATATGTTTCCCTAAAAGATTTAGGTTAAAAACATAACAATCTAGCTTGGGTTAACTTTTTGAAAGTGACTTCAACTGAAGCTCTGAAGTTTTCTCCAGAACTTTAAGCCCTTTTATGGACTGATGTTAACGTTGACATAGGATGCCTATGCTGGTACTGCACAACGACACAGCCACATGTAAGAAATAGGTAATCAGAAATCAAATTTGTGGTAGTATTAGCTATATATCATGTCTAAGAGACAGTAGCATACCCTGCAAACGAAGCAGCATAGCGCACAGTTGGTGAAACCTCAGCTGATGGGCTACTTTTCCATCTGACAACTTGAGCTATATCAAGTGATATCCTTCTGCCGAGGATAATAAGCAGAGCAGAAGTCACAGGATCTCGCTCCCCAGTTGTACTGCAAACATCAACAGGGCTTCAACAACCAGAAAAGAACTGAAAGTGATGATCAATAATTTGTATGCAACAATATTGGGCTTATTTTTAGTCATCACAAGACAGCAAATGGTTAATACAATGCATGTGCTCCTAGTGTTCAATGGATTTAAAGCTTAATAGAAGAAAACTTCCCAAGGTGCATAGTAGTGTTGAAGGATCAGCTTGATATTATTTTAGCAGGTTTGTGGGTTATTGCATGTTTGGCGTTATTGCACATAAACTGTCAGGTATGATTAGAGGATCATAAGTTCATAAACCAGCTTGCATGCAACGGAACATAGTTACAGTTTTTTAAGGGATTTGAATTTCCAATGTTAAGCAAACATTGTAATCCTAGTAATACAGATCAGTAAGAATAGATATAAAATTGATTACTACCTGAGAACAATAGCATCCGTTGAGCCAGAAGGAATTATTCCAAGCCTAAACCAATTATTTGGGAAGGAGACTAAAGGCACCTGATCTGCAGTAGCATAAAGTGGAAATGAAACAGGAACTCTATGTAAGTCAGTAAATCTTAAAAGTGTAACAATTTTAAGATAAAGCAATAGTTAGGATTTCGCACTGACCTCCATTGCATGGTTCATCACTAGAATCTACAAATAAGAGACAAGAAAATTACTTACAAGAGAAATTTCTCTGTATAATATGAGGTAGATGtaaattgtaaaatcaaagaCATACCTGATGACGAGATGTCCAATCCTGTAGATCGTGTGGTTGAAAGAAGGGGCTCATGATCATCAGGTGTGTTAGAACTTCCAGAGATGGCATTTGCATCATCTCCTGTGAGCTCACTATTGCTTAGATCATTATTTCTATGTTCTTGACACTTCATGTTGTTTCTGAAATATCCAAACCCTTCTGGAGTTGGAGGATAAGAATTTGTGTGCCTTGTACTTAGTAgcccattcaaaatttcattaaataaacCATCACCACCCTAAAATGTACAGTTTGGAGATCAGGGTAGTAAAACGAGGAGGAACTTCAGTATGCTTATGATTTATGAACAAGTTGAAAAGTGGATTGAgaatgtgagtttttttttctctcaaagtGAAAAGTGAAAGTTAGGTTTGTTTCTCTAGTGGCAATCAATGCAAGGTTTATATAGCCATACAAAATTTTTGGACATGTACTAAGTAATCTCCAATTCTCCATGAAATTTAACCAAGAGGTATATTTTGACAAGCTTGAAGTGTTTTTCAAAATACATAATAAAGCAGTAGAATATGAGCATGCTCTTGTGGCCAGATGCAGCTGATTGTGGATCATAACTAAGCGTGTTCTCTGGCCTAGCACTCATCTTGTAATTGTGATGCTTAATATCAAACAATGATAGACAAGCATTTATTGTGTTCTAATAAAAAAAGGGTAAGCATAAGCATCATAGCACTTCCCTATAACTATAAATTATTCAGGAAAACAGAGAACATTATTTTGAACGaataagtagaaaaaaaatcactcaaGTTCACATACCACTGCAATAACACCATCAAATTTCTTGAGATCTTTATCTGATAAAGATGCTAAAGTATCATATGCATGTCCTGCTCGCTGTGTGACTATCACCTGAAGCAATGTGCATATGAGGCGATCAGGAGTTGGAGCTTTGAGGGTTGTTCAACAAAAAACTTATAATGGTAATGTCACAAgatcagaaaagaaaatcagTCATACACATCATATGCTCATCTTTAACTGTTATAGATTTTTTATACTTCCACTGGCAGAAGTTTACCTTCGTTTTTACTT of the Oryza sativa Japonica Group chromosome 2, ASM3414082v1 genome contains:
- the LOC4330197 gene encoding cuticle collagen 2, which gives rise to MADDVVEAAASSSPSTQGGGGGGIHVVAKNAMNSSKQFSSALAPVAVLLAVAVGAVSLLPSLAQAVWEVPHLFLLGLVVSYGVFAQKISTGGSGGGGGGGGGDDGARAWNSRYLSDDPLVVVADNAASDDGGGGGASGRPLSLPVRRLKPPPPAPTMPGIESEAGDASDDGIGAETDSSASTAGFWGAAPSPPSVLDAVCRSRKPAATATAAAPSAMSKGFPSYISPAPRCDQSFSDDGEVTDWDDDDDEKADVQDEMAASPQRSYVDHDDYNGDGDELSELAAEVEDEVDRKADEFIAKFREQIRLQRL
- the LOC4330198 gene encoding ceramide kinase isoform X1, whose protein sequence is MEGGGEALFLDGVGEVTVAVGDDGLSFQPLHQDGVRKFVASGLRVLESKKRKEVSSSCWSSIIMQPKLESKLKFSDVYAVELLEVGPVCEPWNARATVQGKINTEMNRFVIHTVTRPRKRPSPWVPCEYIFGHKDQQTCKTWVEHIKTCINKEQDRPKSLMVFVHPLCGKGRGCKNWETVAPLFERAKVKTKVIVTQRAGHAYDTLASLSDKDLKKFDGVIAVGGDGLFNEILNGLLSTRHTNSYPPTPEGFGYFRNNMKCQEHRNNDLSNSELTGDDANAISGSSNTPDDHEPLLSTTRSTGLDISSSDSSDEPCNGDQVPLVSFPNNWFRLGIIPSGSTDAIVLSTTGERDPVTSALLIILGRRISLDIAQVVRWKSSPSAEVSPTVRYAASFAGYGFYGEVIRESEKYRWMGPARYDFSGTMVFLKHRSYEAKVAFLENGNTHSLTASAENNANGVQTLQYHQNRHRKTICRTNCLICKGTSTSEQNSEDENPDSSRTACETPKWVWSKGRFLSVGAAVISCRNERAPDGLVADAHLSDGFLHLLLIRDCPLPFYLWHLTQFTKKGSDPLSFKFVEHHKTQAFTFISSHDESVWNLDGELLQACEVSVQAFRGLVNLFASGPEV
- the LOC4330198 gene encoding ceramide kinase, coding for MEGGGEALFLDGVGEVTVAVGDDGLSFQPLHQEVSSSCWSSIIMQPKLESKLKFSDVYAVELLEVGPVCEPWNARATVQGKINTEMNRFVIHTVTRPRKRPSPWVPCEYIFGHKDQQTCKTWVEHIKTCINKEQDRPKSLMVFVHPLCGKGRGCKNWETVAPLFERAKVKTKVIVTQRAGHAYDTLASLSDKDLKKFDGVIAVGGDGLFNEILNGLLSTRHTNSYPPTPEGFGYFRNNMKCQEHRNNDLSNSELTGDDANAISGSSNTPDDHEPLLSTTRSTGLDISSSDSSDEPCNGDQVPLVSFPNNWFRLGIIPSGSTDAIVLSTTGERDPVTSALLIILGRRISLDIAQVVRWKSSPSAEVSPTVRYAASFAGYGFYGEVIRESEKYRWMGPARYDFSGTMVFLKHRSYEAKVAFLENGNTHSLTASAENNANGVQTLQYHQNRHRKTICRTNCLICKGTSTSEQNSEDENPDSSRTACETPKWVWSKGRFLSVGAAVISCRNERAPDGLVADAHLSDGFLHLLLIRDCPLPFYLWHLTQFTKKGSDPLSFKFVEHHKTQAFTFISSHDESVWNLDGELLQACEVSVQAFRGLVNLFASGPEV